One window of the Archaeoglobus sulfaticallidus PM70-1 genome contains the following:
- a CDS encoding transcription factor S, with protein MEFCPKCKSIMIYYQNKAVCRKCGYEKEVGEKSVVLVTKTNREDVPVIEGENIKTLPTTTAICPECGNREAYWWLRQLRAADESEVRFFRCTKCGKTWREYD; from the coding sequence TTGGAATTCTGTCCAAAATGTAAGAGCATAATGATATACTACCAGAACAAAGCTGTTTGCAGGAAATGCGGGTATGAAAAAGAAGTTGGAGAGAAGAGCGTTGTGCTCGTTACGAAAACAAACAGAGAGGATGTTCCGGTTATAGAGGGGGAGAACATCAAAACGCTCCCGACAACAACTGCCATCTGCCCGGAATGCGGGAACAGAGAGGCATACTGGTGGTTAAGGCAGTTGAGGGCTGCTGATGAGAGCGAGGTAAGATTCTTCAGATGCACGAAATGTGGAAAGACCTGGAGAGAGTACGATTAA
- the tmk gene encoding dTMP kinase, whose protein sequence is MLIAIEGIDGSGKTSLARFLVEKLKELGYDAILLKEPTDSKWGKKIKESYKSRLSPEEELRLFLLDREYDVKNNIIPALESGKIVIMDRYYFSTIAYQGALGFDPDELKRMNEEIAPKPDLLIILDLNPEKALERIKNRDEPNEFERKEYLSRVREIFLSIEDEDVDILVVDANRDQDEIRSLVLDRVLVDLSKGKSKKKEEVS, encoded by the coding sequence GTGCTTATCGCTATTGAGGGGATAGATGGTTCGGGAAAGACCTCTCTGGCCAGATTTCTGGTTGAGAAGCTTAAAGAGCTTGGATATGATGCGATCCTGCTCAAAGAGCCAACCGATAGCAAGTGGGGGAAAAAGATAAAGGAGTCTTATAAGTCTAGGCTCTCACCTGAGGAAGAACTGAGACTTTTCCTTCTGGACAGGGAGTACGATGTTAAAAACAACATAATTCCTGCTCTGGAGAGCGGCAAGATAGTGATTATGGACAGGTATTACTTCTCAACCATTGCATATCAGGGTGCACTGGGTTTTGATCCAGATGAGCTGAAAAGGATGAATGAGGAGATAGCTCCAAAGCCTGATCTGCTCATAATACTGGATTTAAATCCAGAAAAAGCTCTGGAAAGGATAAAGAATAGAGATGAGCCAAATGAGTTCGAGAGGAAGGAGTATCTGAGCAGGGTCAGGGAGATATTTCTGTCGATTGAGGATGAGGATGTTGATATACTGGTGGTGGATGCTAACAGGGATCAGGATGAGATAAGATCGCTCGTTCTGGATCGTGTTCTGGTTGATTTATCTAAAGGAAAATCGAAGAAAAAGGAGGAGGTAAGTTAA
- a CDS encoding ABC transporter substrate-binding protein, translated as MKFRLLLLISLLIPVLVIGCTEEKAPTKTPTPVPANVLKIGVLIPKTGKFQTSGVVMENSARLAKKHIEEEMGIKVELVFADCGDSAEKTKSAFLELSDSVLAVVGAYSSTQAIAAADTAMETKTPYIVSVASAGIIEQKVNEGNRYVFRNAYNTTYWGELAVEFLKLSKAEGYYFQGFQPLSTFNQGMLNVIKKYKEPVAVSYYNPSVDPKDVQKKAVEAANAVGEHDVLILGDPGRLSISYLKEYRQNGGKGIVYSIGGVLALPQTLKNLESAEYTAFQSAALDKIKVTEYTEKYFEDYRKEFGEDANNYAGVLTYDAILILAKAFEKSGDDKEMLIKVLEEGEFTGACGVYKFNENHQALWGSEKLKGKISEWVDGRAVVLYPEEYRESDVVWP; from the coding sequence ATGAAGTTTAGATTGTTGTTGCTGATCAGTTTACTGATCCCTGTTCTGGTTATTGGCTGCACAGAAGAGAAGGCTCCAACCAAGACTCCAACTCCTGTTCCAGCTAATGTCCTGAAGATTGGCGTTCTAATTCCCAAAACCGGCAAGTTCCAGACTTCCGGAGTGGTGATGGAGAATTCAGCCAGGCTCGCAAAGAAGCATATCGAAGAGGAAATGGGAATAAAGGTTGAGCTTGTTTTCGCCGATTGTGGCGATTCTGCAGAAAAAACGAAGTCAGCATTTCTCGAGCTGTCCGATAGCGTTCTGGCAGTTGTCGGAGCGTATTCAAGCACACAGGCAATTGCAGCAGCAGATACTGCAATGGAAACGAAAACCCCGTATATCGTGAGCGTAGCTTCAGCCGGAATTATCGAGCAGAAGGTGAATGAAGGAAATAGGTATGTTTTCAGAAATGCCTACAACACCACATACTGGGGCGAACTTGCAGTTGAGTTCCTGAAGCTATCGAAGGCTGAGGGTTACTACTTCCAGGGCTTCCAGCCACTCAGCACATTCAATCAGGGAATGCTGAATGTCATAAAGAAGTACAAGGAACCCGTCGCTGTGAGCTACTATAACCCATCCGTAGATCCAAAGGATGTTCAGAAGAAGGCTGTCGAGGCTGCCAACGCTGTTGGCGAGCATGATGTTCTGATACTAGGAGATCCCGGAAGGCTATCGATATCATACCTCAAAGAATACAGACAGAACGGTGGAAAGGGAATAGTGTATTCAATCGGTGGAGTTCTGGCTCTGCCTCAAACGCTCAAAAATCTCGAGAGTGCAGAATACACTGCCTTCCAGTCCGCAGCACTTGACAAAATAAAGGTCACAGAGTACACCGAGAAGTACTTCGAGGACTACAGGAAGGAATTTGGCGAGGATGCCAACAACTACGCTGGAGTTCTGACATATGATGCCATCCTTATTCTCGCAAAGGCGTTTGAGAAGTCTGGAGACGATAAGGAGATGCTCATAAAGGTGCTGGAGGAGGGAGAGTTCACCGGAGCTTGCGGCGTGTACAAGTTCAACGAAAACCATCAGGCATTGTGGGGAAGCGAGAAGCTGAAAGGCAAGATATCAGAATGGGTTGATGGTAGAGCTGTTGTTCTATACCCAGAGGAGTACAGGGAATCGGATGTTGTATGGCCATAG